A single window of Watersipora subatra chromosome 11, tzWatSuba1.1, whole genome shotgun sequence DNA harbors:
- the LOC137407772 gene encoding uncharacterized protein has product MKQLDNAGTPQEHCPAQSCVFMVLRSCALRSRGDRALPCCTVTPSWYDNVLPKSRPGVWLQHFRMPETIVDEICELVRDDMSPQERCVRKPVPLKKRVCIAVFKLASCCEYSKVATVFGVSKTTVHRCLYAFCHAMSRKKHQFITWYSDVEAGEIADIIEANYKYPQAIGAVDGTHFEIIPPADGMADFLCRKMYPSVVMQAVVDVQYLFRDVYANTPGSAHDAAVFRRSRLSTLVMQNMPKWDKIVHGESLPLYILGDPAYPISRQIIKGFTGANLSPEKESFNVYNNKARMCVEIAFGRLKACWRILRKCIDVK; this is encoded by the exons ATGAAGCAACTGGATAATGCGGGCACTCCACAAGAGCATTGTCCTGCGCAATCATGTGTATTCATGG tgcttcggagttgcgctctccgaagtcgaggggatcgGGCGCTTCCATGCTGCACA GTGACACCCTCTTGGTATGATAATGTTTTGCCTAAGTCAAGGCCAGGTGTGTGGCTGCAGCATTTCAGAATGCCAGAAACCATTGTGGATGAGATTTGTGAGCTAGTACGTGACGATATGTCTCCTCAAGAAAGATGTGTACGGAAACCTGTTCCACTGAAGAAGAG GGTGTGCATAGCAGTCTTCAAACTGGCTTCATGCTGCGAATATAGCAAAGTTGCAACAGTGTTCGGGGTCAGTAAGACTACAGTCCATCGATGCCTGTATGCTTTCTGCCATGCAATGTCAAGAAAAAAACATCAGTTTATCACCTGGTACTCAGATGTAGAAGCAGGGGAGATTGCTGATATCATCGAAGCTAATTACAAATACCCACAAGCCATAGGGGCTGTCGATGGAACACACTTTGAGATCATACCACCTGCTGATGGCATGGCTGATTTTCTATGTAGGAAAATGTACCCAAGTGTTGTCATGCAAGCGGTGGTTGATGTTCAGTATTTGTTTAGAGACGTTTATGCCAACACCCCAGGCAGTGCTCACGATGCCGCCGTTTTTAGAAGATCAAGGCTGAGTACATTAGTGATGCAAAATATGCCAAAATGGGATAAAATTGTTCATGGAGAGAGTCTTCCACTCTACATCCTTGGCGACCCTGCATACCCTATATCTAGACAAATCATTAAAGGTTTCACAGGGGCCAACTTGTCACCCGAAAAGGAGTCATTTAATGTTTACAACAACAAAGCACGCATGTGTGTCGAGATTGCGTTTGGAAGACTCAAGGCATGCTGGAGAATACTGCGGAAATGTATTGATGTCAAGTAG